One Thauera sp. K11 DNA window includes the following coding sequences:
- the fic gene encoding protein adenylyltransferase Fic, producing MTSPAWHPERPYDGLPLLPPGQEIETRAVLKRCIPARAALAELKQAAELIPNQDMLINTIPLLEAKDSSEIENIVTSTDKLFQFAHSDSQADPATKEALRYRTALYRGFRSLAERPLCTATAIEVCRTTKGVDMDIRRTPGTRLANDRSGETIYTPPEGEACLRELLANWERFLHGEEDIDPLVRMAVAHYQFEAIHPFSDGNGRTGRVINILYLIQQNLLGLPILYLSRHIIAHKADYYRLLLDVTRQGAWEPWILFMLQAVEETARWTTAKIGAIRSLAEHTASHIRERQPKIYSRELVDVIFEQPYCRIANLVEKNIAQRQAASHYLKELVAIGVLHEFQAGREKLFIHPKLMQLLTRDSNLFAAYA from the coding sequence ATGACATCGCCAGCCTGGCACCCTGAACGGCCCTACGACGGTCTCCCCCTCCTTCCTCCCGGCCAGGAGATCGAAACCAGGGCCGTACTCAAACGCTGCATCCCCGCCAGGGCCGCACTGGCCGAACTCAAGCAGGCGGCCGAGCTGATTCCCAACCAGGACATGCTCATCAACACCATTCCCCTGCTCGAAGCCAAGGACAGCTCGGAAATCGAGAACATCGTCACCAGCACCGACAAGCTGTTCCAGTTCGCACACAGCGACAGCCAGGCCGACCCGGCCACCAAGGAAGCCCTGCGCTACCGTACCGCGCTCTACCGCGGTTTCCGCTCGCTGGCCGAGCGCCCCCTATGCACGGCCACGGCCATCGAGGTCTGCCGGACGACGAAGGGCGTCGACATGGACATCCGGCGCACCCCTGGCACCCGGCTGGCCAACGACCGCAGCGGGGAAACCATCTACACCCCGCCCGAAGGCGAAGCCTGCCTGCGCGAACTGCTCGCCAACTGGGAAAGATTCCTGCACGGCGAGGAAGACATCGACCCCCTCGTGCGCATGGCCGTTGCCCATTACCAGTTCGAGGCCATCCACCCCTTCAGCGACGGCAACGGCCGCACCGGCCGCGTCATCAACATCCTCTATCTGATCCAGCAGAACCTGCTCGGTCTCCCCATCCTTTACCTGAGCCGCCACATCATCGCCCACAAGGCCGACTACTACCGGCTGTTGCTGGACGTGACACGCCAAGGCGCCTGGGAACCCTGGATACTCTTCATGCTGCAGGCCGTCGAGGAAACCGCGCGATGGACCACCGCCAAGATCGGCGCCATCCGCAGCCTGGCGGAACATACGGCCAGCCATATCCGGGAAAGACAACCCAAGATCTACAGCCGCGAACTCGTCGACGTCATTTTCGAGCAGCCCTACTGCCGCATCGCCAACCTGGTCGAAAAGAACATCGCCCAGCGCCAGGCCGCCTCTCATTACCTCAAGGAACTGGTTGCCATCGGCGTTCTGCACGAATTCCAGGCCGGGCGGGAAAAGCTGTTCATTCATCCCAAACTGATGCAACTCCTCACCCGCGACAGCAACCTGTTTGCCGCTTACGCCTGA
- a CDS encoding PAS-domain containing protein: protein MAKPADAMPEGPPFTPEQLRRHDLLLAGFDLLDQAIAVFDTAPRLVTWNKAMVRLLDFPEELVRVGTPFEAFVRFNAERGEYGEGDVERLVAERVAAARAFQPHYVERARPNGTVLAVRGVPIPNLGFVSLWTDITEQRRYETLIQGQNAQLEARVRERTAELEEANSEIDQIAGALRRSEHRLQLIIDSIPALIAYVDSNEIYHFANRGYAEWFGYPKDEIVGRGIREVLGDDAYVQIRQHVDRARTGERVCYEYSRTGSNGRLLHARSVLVPEMGADGSTVVGFFVMTTDITEQKANQAALVQAQKMEAVGQLTGGLAHDFNNLLTIIIGNLSALQDRPEGADVAQYVGPSLQAARRGAELIRRLLGFSRRQTLEPTAVEVGSLVHNMTHLLVRTLGETVRMRLRLPGEPLHALVDPHQLENAILNLALNARDAMADGGELTIAVTQRSLDAALARAAEVPPGDYVQIDVSDTGCGIEPAVLPRVMEPFFTTKPFGGGSGLGLSMVYGFVRQSGGNLRILSTPGKGTNVRFVLPMTSAAQATTPRAERPAGSPPMRDGPVLLVEDEPEVRKVIRMQLNALGHPVIEAGDGIEALTLLENVGDIAILVSDTVMPGGIGGPELAARARALRPGLPVLLITGYASESLTASAGTDIPVLRKPFDQPALAGALADLLEASPT, encoded by the coding sequence ATGGCGAAGCCCGCCGATGCCATGCCTGAAGGCCCGCCCTTCACGCCGGAGCAACTGCGCCGGCACGATCTGCTGCTGGCCGGGTTCGACCTGCTCGACCAGGCGATCGCGGTGTTCGACACCGCGCCCAGGCTCGTCACCTGGAACAAGGCCATGGTGCGCCTGCTCGACTTTCCCGAGGAGCTGGTCAGGGTCGGCACGCCCTTCGAAGCCTTCGTGCGCTTCAACGCCGAGCGCGGCGAGTACGGCGAGGGCGACGTCGAGCGCCTGGTCGCCGAGCGCGTCGCCGCGGCGCGCGCCTTCCAGCCCCACTACGTGGAGCGGGCCCGGCCCAACGGCACGGTGCTGGCCGTGCGCGGCGTGCCGATTCCAAACCTGGGCTTCGTGTCGCTGTGGACCGACATCACCGAACAGCGCCGCTACGAGACGCTGATCCAGGGCCAGAACGCGCAGCTCGAAGCGCGGGTGCGCGAGCGCACCGCCGAACTCGAGGAGGCCAACAGCGAGATCGACCAGATCGCCGGCGCCCTGCGCCGCAGCGAACACCGCCTGCAGTTGATCATCGATTCGATCCCGGCGCTGATCGCCTACGTGGACAGCAACGAGATCTACCATTTCGCCAACCGCGGCTACGCCGAATGGTTCGGCTACCCGAAGGACGAGATCGTCGGCCGCGGCATCCGCGAAGTGCTCGGCGACGACGCCTATGTCCAGATCCGGCAGCACGTCGATCGCGCCCGCACCGGCGAGCGCGTGTGCTACGAGTACAGCCGCACCGGCAGCAACGGCCGCCTGCTCCATGCGCGCAGCGTGCTGGTGCCGGAGATGGGCGCCGACGGCAGCACGGTGGTCGGCTTCTTCGTGATGACCACCGACATCACCGAGCAGAAGGCCAACCAGGCCGCGCTGGTGCAGGCGCAGAAGATGGAGGCGGTGGGCCAGCTCACCGGCGGCCTCGCGCACGACTTCAACAACCTGCTCACCATCATCATCGGCAACCTGTCGGCACTGCAGGACCGGCCCGAGGGCGCGGACGTCGCGCAGTACGTCGGGCCCTCGCTGCAGGCCGCGCGCCGCGGCGCGGAACTGATCCGCCGGCTGCTGGGCTTCTCGCGCCGGCAGACGCTGGAACCGACCGCGGTCGAGGTCGGTTCGCTGGTGCACAACATGACCCACCTGCTGGTGCGCACGCTCGGCGAGACGGTCCGCATGCGGCTGCGGCTGCCGGGCGAGCCGCTGCACGCGCTGGTCGATCCGCACCAGCTCGAGAACGCGATCCTCAACCTGGCGCTGAACGCGCGCGACGCCATGGCCGACGGCGGCGAGCTGACGATCGCGGTGACGCAGCGCTCGCTGGATGCGGCGCTGGCGCGGGCGGCGGAGGTGCCGCCGGGCGACTACGTGCAGATCGACGTCTCGGACACCGGCTGCGGCATCGAGCCGGCGGTGCTGCCCCGGGTGATGGAGCCGTTCTTCACCACCAAGCCCTTCGGCGGCGGCAGCGGCCTGGGCCTGTCGATGGTCTATGGCTTCGTGCGCCAGTCGGGCGGCAACCTGCGCATTCTCAGCACGCCGGGCAAGGGGACCAACGTGCGCTTCGTGCTGCCGATGACCTCCGCGGCCCAGGCCACGACCCCGCGTGCCGAGCGGCCGGCCGGCAGCCCGCCGATGCGCGACGGCCCGGTTCTGCTGGTCGAGGACGAGCCGGAGGTGCGCAAGGTGATCCGCATGCAGCTCAACGCGCTCGGCCACCCCGTCATCGAGGCCGGCGACGGCATCGAGGCACTGACCCTGCTCGAGAACGTCGGCGACATCGCCATCCTCGTCAGCGACACGGTGATGCCCGGCGGCATCGGCGGCCCCGAACTGGCGGCCCGCGCACGCGCGCTGCGGCCCGGCCTGCCGGTGCTGCTGATCACCGGCTACGCCAGCGAAAGCCTCACCGCCAGCGCCGGGACGGACATACCGGTGCTGCGCAAGCCCTTCGACCAGCCCGCCCTCGCCGGCGCACTCGCCGATCTCCTGGAAGCCAGCCCGACATGA
- a CDS encoding AraC family transcriptional regulator, whose amino-acid sequence MPYPAPAAATASPRAYRSRATVAMGFVTGMLSGMRRQGRDPAPILAASGIDLADAASRIPVDRYAALYNRVIAELDDEGFGLFSRSMPPGCFEFLCRGMLGAPTLAEALARAARFMRIVLPDLEVRIRREDGRAELRIAETRPLAAEPDDPARVFAFEWLLRLLHGLACWFAGRGLALDAVSFPYARPPHADDYALVYTEHSRFGAGSLCAGFQANLLDLPLRRDETALAEFLDGAPGKISMLYRRDREMVFRVRDLLRDALPANLPLEEVAARLHVSPRTLHRRLEEEGAGFRTIKDAIRRDIALARLTKTQQPIAQLAADLGYADTSAFYRAFVAWCGVSPEQFRRRLAGRGKGSAAG is encoded by the coding sequence ATGCCCTACCCCGCGCCCGCCGCCGCCACTGCATCCCCCCGCGCCTATCGCAGCCGCGCCACGGTGGCGATGGGTTTCGTGACCGGCATGCTGTCAGGCATGCGCCGGCAGGGCCGCGATCCCGCGCCCATCCTCGCCGCCAGCGGCATCGACCTTGCAGACGCTGCCAGCCGCATCCCGGTCGATCGCTACGCGGCGCTGTACAACCGGGTGATCGCCGAACTCGATGACGAGGGTTTCGGCCTCTTCAGCCGCAGCATGCCGCCGGGCTGCTTCGAATTCCTGTGCCGCGGCATGCTGGGCGCCCCGACGCTGGCCGAGGCGCTGGCGCGCGCGGCGCGCTTCATGCGCATCGTGCTGCCGGACCTCGAGGTCCGCATCCGGCGCGAGGACGGACGGGCCGAGCTGCGGATCGCCGAGACGCGGCCGCTCGCGGCGGAGCCGGACGATCCCGCGCGGGTCTTCGCCTTCGAATGGCTGCTGCGCCTGCTGCACGGCCTGGCGTGCTGGTTCGCGGGCCGCGGGCTGGCGCTGGACGCGGTGAGCTTTCCCTACGCCCGGCCGCCGCATGCCGACGACTACGCGCTGGTCTACACCGAGCACTCCCGCTTCGGGGCCGGGTCGCTGTGCGCCGGCTTCCAGGCCAATCTGCTCGACCTGCCGCTCCGCCGCGACGAGACGGCGCTCGCCGAATTCCTCGACGGCGCGCCGGGCAAGATCTCCATGCTGTACCGCCGCGACCGCGAGATGGTCTTCCGCGTGCGCGACCTGCTGCGCGACGCCCTGCCCGCCAACCTGCCGCTGGAAGAAGTCGCCGCCCGCCTGCACGTCTCGCCGCGCACCCTGCACCGGCGCCTGGAGGAAGAAGGCGCCGGCTTTCGCACGATCAAGGACGCCATCCGGCGCGACATCGCACTGGCGCGCCTGACCAAGACGCAGCAGCCCATCGCGCAACTGGCCGCCGACCTCGGCTATGCGGACACTTCGGCCTTCTACCGCGCCTTCGTCGCCTGGTGCGGCGTGTCGCCGGAGCAGTTCCGCCGCCGGCTCGCCGGGCGCGGGAAAGGAAGCGCCGCGGGCTGA
- the icmF gene encoding fused isobutyryl-CoA mutase/GTPase IcmF → MTDLSVAHKLAPYKPKNKVRFVTAAALFDGHDASINIMRRILQSTGAEVIHLGHNRSVGEIVNAALQEDVQGIAITSYQGGHVEFFKYMVDLLKANGGENIKVFGGGGGVIVPAEIKELHGYGVTHIFSPEDGARMGLQGMINSVVEHADADLTAAAPQKADEVLKALARGDRRALAKIITALENGGYGDDVKQALKEAAARTRVPTLGITGTGGAGKSSLTDELVRRFRLDQGDKLKLAIVSIDPSRKRTGGALLGDRIRMNAIEHEGIYMRSLATRDTGSEISAALPEVIAACKLAGFDLVIVETSGIGQGNAAIVPFVDLSLYVMTPEFGAASQLEKIDMLDFADFVAINKFDRKGAQDALRDVRKQYQRNRELFNLPADDMPVFGTMAARFNDDGVTALYQAMLPALAGKGLKAGKSRLPAVTVKASSEGRAIVPAERIRYLAEIADTVRNYHGHISSQARVARERQSLRIARALFEQCGKEAGSFGELIDWKDGELTPAAKKLLEQWPTTKALYAADEYVVKIRDKEIRTQLTHTSLSGSKIRKVALPDFEDDGETLKFLMKENVPGSFPYTAGVFAFKREGEDPTRMFAGEGDAFRTNRRFKKVSEGMPAHRLSTAFDSVTLYGCDPDLRPDIYGKIGNSGVSIATLDDMKVLYDGFDLCCPTTSVSMTINGPAPIILAFFFNTALEQQLAKFTADNGREPTEDEYAKIRAWTLSSVRGTVQADILKEDQGQNTCIFSTEFALKMMGDIQEYFVHHKVQNFYSVSISGYHIAEAGANPISQLAFTLANGFTYVESYLARGMHIDDFAPNLSFFFSNGMDPEYTVIGRVARRIWAVAMKNKYGANERSQKLKYHVQTSGRSLHAQEMDFNDIRTTLQALIAIYDNCNSLHTNAYDEAITTPTEESVRRAMAIQLIINREWGLAKNENPNQGAFVIEELTDLVEEAVLKEFEAIASRGGVLGAMETGYQRGKIQEESLYYEHKKHDGSYPIIGVNTFLNPKGQAQQEIELARSTEEEKQGQLQRLKDFHARNAKESPRWQAKLQQAVIDNANVFEVLVDAVRYCSLGQITEALYKVGGQYRRSM, encoded by the coding sequence ATGACCGACCTGAGCGTGGCGCACAAGCTGGCGCCCTACAAGCCGAAGAACAAGGTGCGCTTCGTCACCGCGGCGGCGCTGTTCGACGGGCACGATGCCTCGATCAACATCATGCGCCGCATCCTGCAGTCGACCGGCGCCGAGGTGATCCACCTCGGCCACAACCGCTCGGTCGGCGAGATCGTCAATGCGGCGCTGCAAGAAGACGTGCAGGGCATCGCCATCACCAGCTACCAGGGCGGCCACGTCGAGTTCTTCAAGTACATGGTCGACCTGCTCAAGGCCAACGGCGGCGAGAACATCAAGGTGTTCGGCGGCGGCGGCGGCGTGATCGTGCCGGCCGAGATCAAGGAACTGCACGGCTACGGCGTCACCCACATCTTCTCGCCCGAGGACGGCGCCAGGATGGGCCTGCAGGGCATGATCAACAGCGTGGTCGAGCACGCCGACGCCGATCTCACCGCCGCGGCGCCGCAAAAGGCCGACGAGGTGCTGAAGGCGCTCGCCAGGGGCGACCGCCGCGCGCTGGCGAAGATCATCACCGCGCTGGAAAACGGCGGCTACGGCGACGACGTCAAGCAGGCGCTGAAAGAGGCCGCGGCCAGGACCAGGGTGCCGACGCTGGGCATCACCGGCACCGGCGGCGCGGGCAAGTCCTCGCTGACCGACGAACTGGTGCGCCGCTTCCGCCTCGACCAGGGCGACAAGCTCAAGCTCGCCATCGTCTCCATCGACCCCTCGCGCAAGCGCACTGGCGGCGCGCTGCTGGGCGACCGCATCCGCATGAACGCGATCGAGCACGAAGGCATCTACATGCGCTCGCTCGCCACCCGCGACACCGGCTCCGAAATCTCCGCCGCGCTGCCGGAAGTCATCGCCGCGTGCAAGCTGGCCGGCTTCGATCTCGTCATCGTCGAGACCTCGGGCATCGGCCAGGGCAATGCCGCGATCGTGCCCTTCGTCGACCTGTCGCTGTACGTGATGACGCCCGAGTTCGGCGCCGCGAGCCAGCTCGAGAAGATCGACATGCTGGATTTCGCCGATTTCGTCGCGATCAACAAGTTCGACCGCAAGGGCGCGCAGGACGCGCTGCGCGACGTGCGCAAGCAGTACCAGCGCAACCGAGAGCTGTTCAACCTGCCGGCCGACGACATGCCGGTGTTCGGCACCATGGCGGCGCGCTTCAACGACGACGGCGTCACCGCGCTGTACCAGGCGATGCTGCCGGCGCTGGCGGGCAAGGGCCTGAAGGCGGGCAAGAGCAGGCTGCCGGCGGTGACGGTCAAGGCATCGTCCGAAGGCCGTGCCATCGTGCCGGCCGAGCGCATCCGCTACCTGGCGGAGATCGCCGACACGGTGCGCAATTACCACGGGCACATCTCCAGCCAGGCCCGCGTGGCGCGCGAGCGCCAGTCGCTGAGGATCGCCAGGGCGCTGTTCGAGCAGTGCGGCAAGGAGGCAGGTTCGTTCGGCGAACTGATCGACTGGAAGGACGGCGAACTCACCCCGGCGGCGAAGAAGCTGCTGGAACAGTGGCCCACCACCAAGGCGCTGTACGCCGCCGACGAATACGTGGTGAAGATCCGCGACAAGGAGATCCGCACCCAGCTCACCCACACCTCGCTGTCCGGCAGCAAGATCCGCAAGGTGGCGCTGCCGGACTTCGAGGACGACGGCGAGACGCTGAAATTCCTGATGAAGGAGAACGTCCCCGGCTCCTTCCCCTACACCGCCGGCGTGTTCGCCTTCAAGCGCGAGGGCGAGGACCCGACGCGGATGTTCGCCGGCGAAGGCGACGCCTTCCGCACCAACCGCCGCTTCAAGAAGGTCTCCGAAGGCATGCCGGCGCATCGCCTCAGCACCGCCTTCGATTCGGTCACCCTGTACGGCTGCGACCCCGACCTGCGCCCGGACATCTACGGCAAGATCGGCAACTCCGGCGTCAGCATCGCCACGCTGGACGACATGAAGGTGCTGTACGACGGCTTCGACCTGTGCTGCCCGACCACCTCGGTGTCGATGACGATCAACGGCCCGGCGCCCATCATCCTGGCTTTCTTCTTCAACACCGCGCTCGAGCAGCAACTCGCCAAGTTCACGGCCGACAACGGCCGCGAGCCGACCGAGGACGAATACGCCAAGATCCGGGCATGGACGCTGTCCTCGGTGCGCGGCACGGTGCAGGCCGACATCCTCAAGGAAGACCAGGGCCAGAACACCTGCATCTTCAGCACCGAATTCGCGCTGAAGATGATGGGCGACATCCAGGAGTATTTCGTGCACCACAAGGTGCAGAACTTCTACTCGGTGTCGATCTCCGGCTACCACATCGCCGAAGCCGGCGCGAATCCCATCAGCCAGCTCGCCTTCACGCTCGCCAACGGTTTCACCTACGTCGAGAGCTACCTCGCGCGCGGCATGCACATCGACGACTTCGCGCCCAACCTCAGCTTCTTCTTCAGCAATGGCATGGACCCGGAATACACGGTGATCGGCCGCGTCGCCCGCCGCATCTGGGCGGTGGCGATGAAGAACAAGTACGGCGCCAACGAGCGCAGCCAGAAGCTGAAGTACCACGTGCAGACCTCCGGCCGCAGCCTGCACGCGCAGGAGATGGACTTCAACGACATCCGCACCACGCTGCAGGCGCTGATCGCCATCTACGACAACTGCAACAGCCTGCACACCAACGCCTACGACGAGGCCATCACCACGCCGACCGAAGAGAGCGTGCGGCGCGCGATGGCGATCCAGCTCATCATCAACCGCGAATGGGGCCTGGCCAAGAACGAGAACCCCAACCAGGGCGCCTTCGTCATCGAGGAACTCACCGACCTCGTCGAAGAAGCCGTGCTCAAGGAGTTCGAAGCCATCGCCAGCCGCGGCGGCGTGCTCGGCGCCATGGAGACCGGCTACCAGCGCGGCAAGATCCAGGAAGAGTCGCTGTACTACGAGCACAAGAAGCACGACGGCTCGTATCCCATCATCGGCGTGAACACCTTCCTCAATCCGAAGGGGCAGGCGCAGCAGGAAATCGAGCTGGCACGCTCGACCGAAGAGGAAAAGCAGGGACAGTTGCAGCGCCTCAAGGATTTCCACGCCCGCAATGCCAAGGAGTCGCCGAGGTGGCAGGCGAAGCTGCAGCAGGCCGTCATCGACAACGCCAACGTGTTCGAGGTGCTGGTCGACGCGGTGCGCTACTGCTCGCTGGGGCAGATCACCGAGGCGCTGTACAAGGTGGGGGGGCAGTACCGGCGCAGCATGTGA